In the Puntigrus tetrazona isolate hp1 chromosome 9, ASM1883169v1, whole genome shotgun sequence genome, one interval contains:
- the mlphb gene encoding melanophilin, which produces MRFKMMPNNSYGKSLDLSRLTDDEAKHVWQVIQRDFHLRKKEENRLGELKTKIMKEDTKRELLEYQPKLSDSLCIRCLQPFKFLVNSKRQCLDCKLFVCKSCSHFNKKDRGWVCDPCHMARVLKIGTLEWFHENVRSRFKRFGSAKVMNSLFKRLNSDRASSQTDLREPRDDDTHSMPEVHTGSLYSQEDEQSERVDRRHFSLMRKGRRLLPVDPLDFNLGVENPAYSRPPILLYSGSQEKVTQSKDSVTEDDWSTTFKQILENGTHGRGDEMKDMLHISQRSLDKPFHFDDCTPHLEQRMTKSRSLSKMSISSAGSSNYHFHREPSYSLEDSEDDDESEMHVIYSHREHSPDEVPPQIIELNKRMSAIETLLSCLEQKLVFPGIGGSAEQVEHKEEDLSPADLEELELRKKLDELTEKISDKGSSDEEDPMKPTEDSPKKGVVYHASATRRASSGLGNVRHEWPLEVEWKAKQSVPKPLKKQKRVRSLEFSSTTSCELSQLEGKVAMAVASVQSTQSGVTDIQKRIAALSAAGMTVETSRRRTPQSSRTLHEFPIRGSNEARSLRKLVL; this is translated from the exons AAATAATGAAAGAGGACACCAAAAGAGAGCTGCTGGAATATCAGCCTAAACTCAGTGATTCTCTCTGCATCCGCTGTCTGCAGCCCTTCAAATTCCTTGTCAACAGCAAGCGCCAGTGTCTAGACTGCAAGCTATTTGTCTGCAAGTCCTGCAGCCATTTTAACAAGAAGGACCGCGGTTGGGTTTGTGATCCATGCCACATGGCCAG AGTCCTTAAAATTGGCACACTAGAATGGTTCCATGAGAATGTACGCTCTCGCTTCAAGCGTTTTGGGAGTGCAAAGGTCATGAATTCACTTTTCAAGAGGCTGAACAGTGACCGTGCCAGCTCTCAAACTGACCTCAGAG AGCCTCGAGATGATGACACGCACAGCATGCCTGAAGTTCACa CTGGTTCTCTGTATAGCCAGGAAGATGAGCAGTCTGAGAGGGTCGACAGACGCCACTTCAGCCTG ATGAGAAAAGGCAGACGACTACTCCCTGTTGATCCTCTTGATTTTAATCTAGGTGTTGAGAACCCTGCTTATTCTAGACCTCCCATACTTCTG tattcagGTAGCCAAGAGAAAGTAACCCAGAGTAAGGATTCAGTAACTGAAGATGACTGGTCCACAACCTTTAAACAGATCCTGGAGAATGGAACTCATGGTAGAGGTGATGAGATGAAGGACATGTTGCATATCAGCCAGAGAAGTCTGGACAAACCCTTCCATTTTG ATGACTGCACACCACATCTAGAACAGAGGATGACAAAATCTCGTTCCCTCTCCAAGATGAGCATCTCTTCAGCTGGCAGTTCTAACTATCACTTCCACCGTGAGCCTTCTTACAGCCTAGAAGACtcagaagatgatgatgaatcTGAGATGCACGTCATATATAGTCACAGGGAGCACTCACCAGATGAGGTTCCTCCACAG ATTATTGAGCTCAACAAGCGTATGTCAGCAATCGAAACTCTTCTGAGCTGTTTGGAGCAGAAACTCGTCTTCCCGGGAATTGGGGGATCAGCAGAACAA GTTGAGCATAAAGAGGAGGATCTGTCTCCAGCTGATTTAGAGGAGCTTGAACTCAGAAAAAAGCTTGATGAACTTACTGAAAAAATAAGTGATAAAGGCTCATCTGATGAGGAGGATCCAATGAAGCCTACAGAGGACTCTCCAAAGAAAGGGGTGGTTTATCATGCTTCAGCTACGAGAAGAGCTTCATCTGGACTTGGGAATGTCAGACACGAGTGGCCTCTTGAGGTTGAGTGG aaagcaaagcaaagtgTACCTAAACCCTTAAAAAAGCAGAAGAGGGTAAGGTCCTTAGAGTTTAGCAGCACAACCAGCTGTGAGCTGTCGCAGCTGGAGGGTAAAGTTGCAATGGCAGTGGCCAGCGTCCAGAGCACTCAAAGTGGG GTTACAGACATTCAGAAAAGAATCGCTGCTTTGAGTGCTGCAGGGATGACGGTGGAGACGTCCCGCAGACGG ACTCCTCAGTCATCAAGGACATTGCACGAATTTCCAATAA gagGCAGCAATGAAGCAAGATCTCTGCGGAAACTTGTCTTGTGA
- the rpe gene encoding ribulose-phosphate 3-epimerase yields MAYSAKIGPSILSSDLSQLGRECERMMECGADYLHLDVMDGHFVPNITFGHPMVECLRHSIGPDPFFDMHMMVSRPEQWVKPMAAAGASQYTFHLEATTNPGNLIKEIRESGMKVGLAIKPGTTVEELAPWAAQIDMALVMTVEPGFGGQKFMEDMMPKVSWLRSQFPSLDIEVDGGVGPDSIHRCAEAGANMIVSGSAVVSSEDPRSVIALLKNVVIEAIQKRSLDR; encoded by the exons ATGGCGTACTCGGCGAAGATAGGACCGTCTATTTTGAGCAGCGATCTGTCGCAGCTCGGGAGGGAATGTGAGCGAATGATGGAGTGCGGTGCTGATTACCTGCACCTTGACGTTATGGATGG tcattttgttccaaacatcACATTTGGACATCCTATGGTGGAATGTTTACGACACAGTATTGGACCTGATCCATTTTTCG ACATGCATATGATGGTGTCCAGGCCAGAGCAATGGGTGAAGCCCATGGCAGCAGCAGGAGCCAGTCAGTACACTTTTCATCTAGAAGCCACAACCAACCCTGGCAACCTCATCAAGGAAATCAGGGAGAGTGGCATGAAg GTTGGTCTTGCCATTAAACCCGGAACAACGGTTGAGGAATTGGCACCATGGGCTGCACAGATCGATATGGCTCTTGTCATGACTGTAGAACCTGGATTTGGTGGTCAGAAGTTTATGGAAGATATGATGCCAAAG GTGAGCTGGCTCAGGAGTCAGTTCCCTTCTTTGGACATTGAAGTGGATGGAGGAGTCGGTCCAGACAGCATCCATAGATGTGCTGAG gctgGAGCCAACATGATCGTATCGGGCAGTGCTGTGGTGAGCAGTGAAGACCCTCGTTCTGTAATCGCCCTTCTCAAAAACGTAGTTATTGAAGCAATCCAGAAACGCTCTTTGGACCGCTGA
- the prlh gene encoding prolactin-releasing peptide, with protein sequence MAVNLCALLCILMLLACFTQPKPHDDLPLRSMEIRDPNIDAVWYKGRGIRPVGRFGRRTAQKGEGSYFGRHRFCYPEVLAVD encoded by the exons ATGGCTGTAAATCTGTGTGCTTTGCTCTGTATCCTTATGCTGTTAGCATGTTTTACGCAGCCTAAACCTCATGATGATCTACCGTTACGCTCAATGGAGATAAGAG ATCCGAACATTGACGCAGTGTGGTATAAAGGCAGGGGAATTCGACCTGTTGGGAGATTTGGCAGAAGAACGGCGCAAAAAGGTGAAGGATCGTATTTTGGAAGGCACAGGTTCTGCTATCCTGAGGTCCTGGCTGTGGACTGA